Proteins encoded together in one Xenopus laevis strain J_2021 chromosome 6L, Xenopus_laevis_v10.1, whole genome shotgun sequence window:
- the ccn4.L gene encoding CCN family member 4, with the protein MRWLPIWILAASSICQVFCQNATTMSPVTSVTEAYTRRQFCKWPCDCPQFPPTCPAGVSLLTDGCDCCKTCAKQRGENCTEADTCDIHKGLYCDYSRDSPRYEVGVCGQMTGVGCMLNGIRYVNGQSFQPNCKYNCTCVNGDVGCVPLCTNSRPPLVWCQNPKRIKMAGKCCEQWICDDLKRVRKTSPRHIASSAYEGESESWHNNCIVQTTSWSPCSKTCGLGISIRISNDNDKCMLRKERRLCNMRPCEVDITKHIRPGKKCLSVYRETEPKNFTISGCLSKRTYRPKYCGVCTDDRCCIPYKSKTIQVEFDCPDGSGFTWNVMWINACFCNLSCRKPNDIFADLQSYHDYTEIVN; encoded by the exons GTATTTTGTCAGAACGCCACTACAATGTCGCCTGTGACTTCCGTAACCGAAGCTTACACCCGGAGGCAGTTCTGTAAGTGGCCGTGCGATTGCCCACAATTCCCCCCAACGTGTCCGGCAGGGGTGAGCCTACTCACGGACGGCTGCGATTGCTGTAAAACCTGCGCCAAGCAGCGAGGCGAGAACTGCACCGAGGCCGACACGTGTGATATTCACAAAGGACTGTACTGTGACTACAGCAGGGACAGTCCTAGGTACGAAGTGGGTGTATGTGGAC AAATGACTGGCGTGGGCTGCATGCTCAATGGTATTAGATATGTGAATGGCCAGAGCTTCCAGCCCAACTGCAAGTATAACTGCACGTGTGTTAATGGGGACGTAGGATGTGTCCCGCTCTGCACAAACTCCCGACCGCCGCTGGTCTGGTGCCAAAACCCCAAGCGCATCAAAATGGCCGGGAAATGCTGTGAACAGTGGATATGTGATGATCTGAAGAGGGTCCGAAAAACGTCTCCTCGTCATATCGCTTCTTCAG CATATGAAGGCGAAAGTGAATCCTGGCACAATAATTGTATCGTACAGACGACCTCATGGAGCCCCTGCAGCAAAACATGTGGACTAGGAATTTCCATCCGGATATCCAACGATAATGACAAGTGCATGCTTCGCAAAGAGAGGCGTCTGTGCAACATGAGACCATGTGAGGTGGATATAACCAAACACATAAGG cCAGGGAAAAAATGTCTATCAGTGTATAGAGAAACGGAACCAAAGAACTTCACCATATCGGGCTGTTTGAGCAAAAGAACGTACAGGCCCAAGTACTGTGGCGTTTGCACAGATGACAGGTGCTGTATACCCTACAAGTCGAAGACCATCCAAGTGGAGTTTGACTGTCCGGATGGAAGTGGCTTCACGTGGAATGTCATGTGGATCAACGCTtgcttctgtaatctgagctgTCGGAAACCAAATGACATTTTTGCAGATCTGCAGAGTTATCATGATTATACAGAGATTGTGAACTGA